A stretch of DNA from Gasterosteus aculeatus chromosome 7, fGasAcu3.hap1.1, whole genome shotgun sequence:
AAAATGTCTCGAATTTATGCTCTCTCCTTTGCGCATGACCGGTGAACCGTGACGTCCTTTACCACGCCTTCAAAACTAGCCCCTCCCCCTAATGCGGAAGTAAACAGACCTTACACTGGAACCGACATTACCATGCGAAACAAATCGTCTACATTCAAAACGGTTTACTCCCGACTTCCACCCCGCTCCCACGTTAGGATCCAGAATCCAATAAATGTTTGTAACGTTAGTTTAAACCTGTGACCTCATCGTCATcacgtcccccccgtcccccccgtcccccccctccacccccccgacAGCGACGAGGAGGAAGTGCTCGCGCTCCCGATCGTGGAAACACGTTCATTAACGTCGCCGCAGGTGAGTGAAGCAGCGCTGTTGACGGGTTGAATGAAATGTGAGCGGGGAGACGTGTGTGATGTCCGCTGAGCTAACGGGggggttagctaacgttaacccccccccccccccccccaaacatgAAGCAGCGGGGGGACACTAACGTTACTTAAGTTATAAGTTAATGCTCCCTCTGCCGAGTTCTGTTATTAAAAGATAATTCACGATTCATTAACAGCAACATTACAGAACATTTGAAGGTTGTTGGTCATCAACGTGTTTAACTAGTTGTGTGCTACCTGgtagatgagtgtgtgtgtagtataTAGCACTGCATCATATATTCTTAACTATGAATCTCTTTGGAAGAATTAGGTAAATATCCACTGGATTAGATTTCTTTCACTACCGTGAACACCGTGAATACCTGATTTGGGACAATAATCATTAACATATCGGTGCATAAAGAGTTTCTCATCCAGCTGCTACAGAGCAAGATCACTCATTGACATAACAGGTAATAACgtcgtgtttgtgtgagttggAAGGCCTCTTCTCTTCTCCGAATTGTGGCAAATTCCCCAATCGGATGACAAATCTTTCCAGGTCGTGCGGCATCATGAGTCAGCGGGCGGAGCGACGAGGCGGGATCCACGTGGACCAGTCGGACCTACTGTGCAAAAAGGGATGCGGTTACTACGGCAACGCGGGTTGGCAGGGCCTGTGCTCCAAGTGCTGGAGGGAGGAGTACCAGCGGGTACGGCAGAAACAGATCCAGGACGACTGGGCCTTGGCAGAAAAGTAAGACCATCTGCAACTTCCCTTCCTGGGTTGAGAACATTTCCGATCGCCCTTGCGGTGTATTGGAACACAGTTTTAAAAACAAGTCCTCGGGCTCCAGGTtgcagcgggaggaggaggcagcgtACGCCAGCAGCCATGGAGCCCAGTCCCACTCCCAGTCCACGGCACCACAAGCACACCCGGGGCATGCCTCACTGGGATCCTTCTCCAAGTTTGAGGAGAAGAAGACCAACGAGAAGACGCGGAAAGTGACCACCGTTAAGAAGTTCTTCAGCCCCTCGTCGCGTACTGCTCCCAAAAAAGGTACGTCTACTTATAGAGCAACTTGGCACACCTGTCACTTTGTTGCCCAACTCACAGCTTCAAACCACGGAGACGGTCGATTGGTTGACTGCTGTCGGCTGCAGGATGACATTTATCTTTTTGGCCCTCTAGAGCGCCGGATCCAGCTGAgtatctttctcttttttaagcAGAACATAAAAAGGAGAAGTTGAATACAGTTTTGAAGAACAATtatcacagtaaaacaaaacagaatccACCCGTCCTGCTAATGGGTCCAATGCATGTTAAaggtaaaaataataatgtaaatataacGTGAAGCAGAGATTAAGGTAGTTGGTTGGAGGTGCGGGACAGAGGGGCAGATGAGTGCAGTTAATCTGAGAGATTAGAGTCAGGACTCTACTGTGGCCGCCTGCACATCTCATTCACAAAAACGCTTCTGGCGCTTCCCGTGCAGCTTCAAAACGCTAAAGCGTTCCATTCATTCCGTGGTATGTTTTACAtcactacatctcagaggtagaCGTTGTCATTTTTCACTGTACCGCTGACTGAATCATTTGTACTATTTAGAGATACGGCGTTCTCACTAGAATACGACGCATAGATGAAGATTTTATAAAGGAGTTAACGTGCAACAAATGCATTAATGCAGCAGGAACATCAGGTGGGACAGTAAACATTTTACTGATCAATACTTTTAACTACATTGATCCACGGCAGTGATGCCAATGCAGCGGTGTCCTGTGTAGTGGAGTATCTTAAAGGTGCTGTATTGGTACTGTGCCTGCAGCAGGGGGTGTGATTCGGTTTGTCGGGTTAGGCGAGGCTGCAACAAATCGCCTGGTTCTCTCCAAATGAAAGAATACACCAACTGTCCTGGAAACCGACTGCAGCCTCCGTCTTCACACACATTGCTTTTTCCACCTGCCGTTCCTCATCGTCAGAAACCCCAGAGGGCAAGTCGCCCAGTCCGTCGATCAGCCGCCGTGCCAGTTTAGACACCGACCAGGTGTCCAAGGACTTTGCGGACTACTTGAAGAATCTCCAGAAGCCCGGCCGGGAGATCCAAAAGCAGTGCCGGGCTTTCATCGTGAACATGTCGAGCAAGAAGGTATGAGttggcatgtatgtgtgtgggctTTGTGATCGACGTTTTGTTGATGAGCTATTCACTTCCTCTCTGTCAGGACCTGGGTGCCGACGAGCTGTCTGAGTGTGTTCAGGATTTCTACCAGAGCTTGGCCGACCGCCTGATGGGTCACTACAAAGGTCGGTGCAGAGACCTCCGTAACACTCAACAATTATTTTCTCCCGGTAACAAGTTCTCGGCGAATCGGAGCATGAAGAAACCACTAGATGGCGGCATAAACAGGATCCGATTCCTCTTTGTTCTCCAGCCTCTTCAGAGTCTGTGGAGCAGGTGATGGACCAAGTGGAAAAGTACATAATGACTCGTCTGTACAAGAGTGTATTCTGTCCAGAAACCACCGACGATGAGAAGAAGGACTTGACCACACAGAACCGGATAAGGTGGGCAGTGATGTTTCGATAGTGATGATATTGTGCATAACCGAGCCATAAAAGATTGATTGTGTCCGGTTGGATCTCTTTATTCATGAATGTTCTTTTTAAGTTGTAAAAATGTCAGGACGGAAAGAGACAAAGcaattgaataataataataataatgatgatgataataataatagtaatagaaGAAATTCCCAGTCATTGCTAAAATAAACTGAAAAGGTCAAGCTTCA
This window harbors:
- the rabgef1 gene encoding rab5 GDP/GTP exchange factor codes for the protein MSQRAERRGGIHVDQSDLLCKKGCGYYGNAGWQGLCSKCWREEYQRVRQKQIQDDWALAEKLQREEEAAYASSHGAQSHSQSTAPQAHPGHASLGSFSKFEEKKTNEKTRKVTTVKKFFSPSSRTAPKKETPEGKSPSPSISRRASLDTDQVSKDFADYLKNLQKPGREIQKQCRAFIVNMSSKKDLGADELSECVQDFYQSLADRLMGHYKASSESVEQVMDQVEKYIMTRLYKSVFCPETTDDEKKDLTTQNRIRALHWVTIEMLCVSMDEEIPEVSENVDKAITYVIEMDSKRVPRDKLGCITRCSKHIFSAIRITKKEPASADDFLPALIHIVLKANPPRLQSNIQYITRFCNPSRLMTGEDGYYFTNLCCAVAFIEKLDAQSLNLSPEEFERYMSGQASPRRDSSEGGRAEPPPPPPPVAINPVLAQLNHNLEALSGLGRRQDALMEAARGLQADLLSWPESVQREVDQVLEKYPLEVRSRTLSAIDDNNVDNDNLPPPLTPQVFAG